The following are encoded together in the Streptomyces sp. NBC_01465 genome:
- a CDS encoding CoA-transferase subunit beta, producing the protein MEVNAARALAGAKTCFVGIGLPSTAANLARATLNPGLVLIYESGTIGSKPTRLPLSIGDGELAETADAVVPVPEMFNYWLQGGRIDFGFLGAAQVDRFANINTTVVDRGPDRPEGRLPGAGGAPEIAANCRQVLMVLRHSPRNFVAKLDFVTTLGHGTGPHDRARLGMRGAGPVAVITDLGILRPDPDTAELTLTDLHPGITVEQVRKATGWELRTAAELRTTPSPTEAELTALRTLKSAGKKAS; encoded by the coding sequence ATGGAGGTCAACGCGGCCCGCGCCCTGGCCGGGGCGAAGACCTGCTTCGTCGGCATCGGCCTGCCCTCCACGGCGGCGAACCTCGCGCGCGCCACGCTCAACCCCGGCCTGGTCCTGATCTACGAGTCGGGCACCATCGGCTCCAAGCCGACCCGCCTCCCGCTCTCCATCGGCGACGGCGAACTGGCCGAGACGGCGGACGCGGTGGTCCCCGTCCCGGAGATGTTCAACTACTGGCTGCAGGGCGGCCGTATCGACTTCGGCTTCCTTGGCGCCGCCCAGGTGGACCGTTTCGCCAACATCAACACCACGGTCGTCGACCGGGGCCCGGACCGCCCCGAGGGACGACTGCCGGGCGCGGGCGGCGCCCCCGAGATCGCGGCCAACTGCCGGCAGGTACTGATGGTGCTGCGCCACTCCCCCCGCAATTTCGTCGCGAAGCTGGACTTCGTCACGACGCTCGGCCACGGCACGGGCCCGCACGACCGCGCACGGCTCGGCATGCGCGGAGCGGGACCGGTGGCGGTCATCACGGACCTGGGGATCCTGCGCCCCGACCCGGACACGGCGGAGCTCACGCTCACCGATCTCCACCCGGGGATCACGGTGGAGCAGGTACGGAAGGCGACGGGCTGGGAGCTGCGGACGGCAGCGGAACTCCGTACGACACCCTCACCGACGGAAGCCGAACTGACGGCACTCCGCACCCTCAAGTCAGCGGGAAAGAAAGCCTCATGA
- a CDS encoding response regulator transcription factor: MTIRVVLADDQALVRAGLRMVIDHSSGIDVVGEATTGIQAVALARELRPDVVVMDIRMPGMDGIEATQMVTADSTGTRVLVLTTFDDDTNVYAALRAGASGFLVKDMALEDILTAVRVVAAGDALIAPNITRRLIAEFAGRPEPAPPPARLMCVTAREREVLVLVGRGMSNAEVADRLHISPGTAKTHVASLLSKLGVRDRVKLVILAYEAGLVSPSR, encoded by the coding sequence ATGACGATCCGCGTCGTCCTCGCGGACGACCAGGCGCTGGTGCGCGCCGGGCTGCGTATGGTCATCGACCACAGCTCCGGCATCGACGTCGTCGGCGAGGCCACGACCGGCATCCAGGCGGTGGCCCTGGCCAGGGAACTGCGCCCCGATGTGGTGGTGATGGACATCAGGATGCCCGGCATGGACGGCATCGAGGCCACCCAGATGGTCACCGCCGACTCCACGGGGACCCGTGTACTCGTCCTCACGACCTTCGATGACGACACCAATGTGTACGCCGCGCTGCGTGCCGGTGCGAGCGGCTTCCTCGTCAAGGACATGGCACTGGAGGACATCCTCACGGCGGTCCGCGTGGTCGCGGCGGGCGACGCCCTGATCGCGCCGAACATCACCCGCCGCCTCATCGCCGAGTTCGCCGGCCGCCCCGAACCCGCCCCTCCACCGGCCCGACTCATGTGCGTCACCGCCCGGGAACGCGAAGTCCTGGTCCTCGTCGGACGTGGCATGTCCAACGCCGAGGTCGCCGACCGTCTGCACATCAGCCCGGGCACCGCCAAGACGCACGTCGCAAGCCTGCTCTCCAAGCTCGGCGTCCGCGACCGGGTCAAGCTCGTCATCCTCGCCTACGAGGCGGGGCTGGTGTCGCCGTCCCGGTGA
- the pcaH gene encoding protocatechuate 3,4-dioxygenase subunit beta, with the protein MTLNQSDIDTEVSAIREAYEKARAGGAPVAHHPPRDYAPYRSSVLRHPKQPLVAIAGDPEAMELTGPVFGATDVGDLDNDLTRRHTGEPLGERITVSGRLLDSAGRPVRGQLIEVWQANASGRYPHQRDQHQAPLDPNFTGTGRMLTSEADGSYSFTTIKPGAYPWRNHENAWRPAHIHFSLFGTAFTQRLITQMYFPGDPLFAYDPILQSVTDEAARARLVATYDHALSRPEFSLGYRWDIVLDGPSATWIEEGR; encoded by the coding sequence ATGACGCTCAATCAATCAGACATCGACACGGAAGTGTCGGCGATACGCGAGGCGTACGAGAAGGCGCGGGCGGGCGGCGCCCCGGTCGCGCACCACCCGCCGCGCGACTACGCCCCGTACCGCAGCAGCGTCCTGCGCCACCCCAAGCAGCCCCTGGTGGCGATCGCGGGCGACCCGGAGGCGATGGAACTGACGGGCCCGGTCTTCGGCGCAACGGACGTCGGGGACCTGGACAACGACCTGACGCGCCGGCACACCGGCGAACCGCTCGGCGAACGCATCACCGTCAGCGGCCGCCTCCTGGACAGCGCAGGACGCCCGGTGCGCGGCCAGCTGATCGAGGTGTGGCAGGCGAACGCCTCGGGCCGCTACCCGCACCAACGCGACCAGCACCAGGCCCCGTTGGACCCCAACTTCACGGGGACGGGCCGGATGCTGACGTCGGAGGCGGACGGCTCGTACAGCTTCACGACGATCAAGCCGGGTGCGTACCCGTGGCGCAACCACGAGAACGCCTGGCGCCCGGCGCACATCCACTTCTCGCTCTTCGGGACGGCGTTCACGCAGCGTCTGATCACGCAGATGTACTTCCCCGGCGACCCGCTCTTCGCGTACGACCCGATCCTTCAGTCGGTGACGGACGAAGCGGCGCGCGCCCGCCTGGTGGCCACGTACGACCACGCGCTCTCGCGACCCGAATTCTCACTCGGCTACCGCTGGGACATCGTCCTGGACGGCCCGTCCGCGACCTGGATCGAGGAAGGCCGATGA
- the pcaG gene encoding protocatechuate 3,4-dioxygenase subunit alpha, which yields MTSQLPTPSHTVGPFYGYALPFEGGGEMAPPGHASAITLHGCVYDGEGEPVPDALLEFWQGEGLPGSLHRNGVDFTGFGRVATDAAGHWTVHTLAPRTPYISVCVFARGLTHHLFTRAYVNDGPDTLLDALPPERRETLLAQGGEGRTYRFDIRLQGEGETVFLDFR from the coding sequence ATGACCTCTCAACTTCCCACGCCTTCGCACACGGTGGGCCCGTTCTACGGCTACGCGCTGCCCTTCGAGGGCGGCGGCGAGATGGCACCGCCCGGCCACGCGTCGGCGATCACGCTGCACGGCTGCGTGTACGACGGAGAGGGCGAGCCGGTGCCGGACGCGCTGCTGGAGTTCTGGCAGGGCGAAGGACTGCCGGGCTCGCTGCACAGGAACGGCGTGGACTTCACGGGCTTCGGCCGGGTGGCGACGGACGCGGCGGGCCACTGGACGGTGCACACGCTCGCGCCGAGGACGCCGTACATCAGCGTGTGCGTCTTCGCGCGGGGGCTCACGCACCACCTGTTCACGCGGGCGTACGTGAACGACGGCCCGGACACGCTGCTGGACGCGCTGCCGCCGGAGAGGCGGGAGACGCTGCTCGCGCAGGGCGGCGAGGGTCGTACGTACCGCTTCGACATCCGCCTGCAGGGCGAGGGAGAGACGGTGTTCCTTGACTTCCGCTGA
- a CDS encoding MarR family winged helix-turn-helix transcriptional regulator, with translation MAATDLSTHPGHLARRLQQAHTLLWTTMVSEETTSPQFAVLNALVEKPDTDQRTIGEHVRLDRSTIADLVARLARRGLVERVRDPLDGRRNVLTLTEEGEKVHRRLVTKTARMNKVFLAPLDASEQETLLRLVARVADAAEELRG, from the coding sequence ATGGCTGCGACCGACCTGTCGACGCACCCCGGGCACCTGGCCAGACGGCTCCAGCAGGCGCACACCCTGCTCTGGACGACGATGGTCTCCGAGGAGACGACGTCCCCGCAGTTCGCCGTGCTCAACGCGCTGGTGGAGAAGCCCGACACCGACCAGCGGACCATCGGCGAGCACGTACGGCTCGACCGGTCCACGATCGCCGATCTGGTGGCGCGGCTCGCCCGGCGCGGGCTGGTGGAGCGGGTCCGCGACCCGCTCGACGGGCGGCGCAATGTGCTCACCCTCACCGAGGAGGGGGAGAAGGTGCACCGGCGGCTCGTGACGAAGACCGCCCGGATGAACAAGGTCTTTCTCGCGCCGCTGGATGCGAGTGAGCAGGAGACTTTGCTGCGACTCGTTGCGCGCGTCGCGGACGCTGCGGAGGAGCTCAGGGGCTGA
- a CDS encoding CoA transferase subunit A, whose translation MAEIRTLHDAVADLVHDGDTVAMEGFTHLIPYAAAHEVIRQSITDLTLVRMTPDVIYDQLIGAGLVKKLVFSWGGNPGVGSLHRFRDAVENGWPRPLELDEHSHAGMANRYVAGASRLPFAVLRGYRGSDLATRTDTVSTVMCPFTGEELAAVAALNPDVTVIHAQQADPDGNVQMWGLTGVQKEAVLAADRVLVTVEEIVDSLVPRPGGVVLPGWVIDAVAVVPGGAHPSYASGYSVRDNDFYQAWDPVSRDREKFTKWLEETVS comes from the coding sequence ATGGCAGAGATACGCACCCTGCACGACGCCGTGGCGGATCTTGTCCACGACGGGGACACCGTGGCGATGGAGGGCTTCACGCATCTGATTCCGTACGCCGCCGCCCACGAGGTCATCCGCCAGTCGATCACCGATCTCACCCTCGTCCGGATGACTCCGGACGTGATCTACGACCAGCTCATCGGCGCCGGCCTGGTGAAGAAACTGGTCTTCTCCTGGGGCGGCAACCCGGGCGTCGGCTCGCTCCACCGCTTCCGTGACGCCGTCGAGAACGGCTGGCCGCGCCCCCTCGAACTCGACGAGCACAGCCACGCGGGCATGGCCAACCGCTACGTGGCCGGGGCGTCACGCCTCCCCTTCGCGGTCCTGCGCGGCTACCGGGGCTCCGACCTGGCCACCCGCACCGACACGGTCTCCACCGTCATGTGCCCTTTCACGGGTGAGGAGTTGGCGGCGGTCGCCGCCCTCAATCCGGACGTCACCGTGATCCACGCACAGCAGGCGGACCCGGACGGCAATGTCCAGATGTGGGGCCTGACGGGCGTGCAGAAGGAGGCGGTCCTGGCGGCCGACCGGGTCCTGGTCACCGTCGAGGAGATCGTCGACTCGCTGGTGCCGCGCCCGGGCGGGGTGGTGCTGCCGGGGTGGGTGATCGACGCGGTCGCGGTCGTCCCGGGCGGTGCGCATCCCTCGTACGCGAGCGGCTACTCGGTCCGCGACAACGACTTCTACCAGGCGTGGGACCCGGTCTCGCGAGACCGCGAGAAGTTCACCAAGTGGCTTGAGGAGACGGTGAGTTGA
- a CDS encoding DUF5937 family protein — protein MSIEIAGLPPERIVFETSPLAELGLALHALSEPGHHPGMGAWATATAASLKPDLADRLHEADFLWRNTFSDLFMPFAGVRGGDGRTGATLADDLALLDRLDDEQFVDAALEFTCPTTYNTGAPSPLTDPAMRNRALDMAAARGPQQRDFTSRLLDDPAATRAWVRRLAEDCDEAFFADTWQRVRAQLAADARHKSELLRHKGLSETLHSVSPALSLDGGGTRIEADKLTVGRATAVDPAVGAGLTFVPSHFGWPHLMVLHRPRWRPVIHYPVGAPDLPSHASVELMKRRLDALAHPVRMQLCRNLARAPYTTGELADFHRITAPEVSRHLAVLKKAGLVTTTRRGRYVMHQLDVTVVARLGSDFLEGILR, from the coding sequence GTGAGCATCGAGATCGCGGGGCTGCCGCCCGAGCGCATCGTCTTCGAGACGTCGCCGCTGGCGGAGCTGGGCCTTGCCCTGCACGCCCTGTCCGAGCCCGGGCACCACCCGGGGATGGGCGCCTGGGCGACCGCGACGGCGGCCTCGCTCAAGCCGGATCTCGCCGACCGGCTGCACGAGGCGGACTTCCTGTGGCGAAACACGTTCTCCGACCTGTTCATGCCGTTCGCCGGTGTGCGGGGCGGCGACGGCAGGACCGGGGCGACGCTCGCCGACGACCTGGCGCTCCTGGACCGGCTGGACGACGAGCAATTCGTGGACGCGGCACTGGAGTTCACCTGCCCGACCACGTACAACACGGGTGCGCCTTCGCCGCTGACCGACCCGGCCATGCGTAACCGGGCGCTCGACATGGCTGCCGCCCGCGGCCCTCAGCAGCGGGACTTCACCAGCCGGCTGCTGGACGATCCCGCTGCGACGCGTGCGTGGGTACGGCGCCTGGCGGAGGACTGCGACGAGGCGTTCTTCGCGGACACCTGGCAGCGGGTCCGTGCCCAGCTGGCCGCGGACGCCCGGCACAAGTCCGAGCTGCTGCGCCACAAGGGGCTGAGCGAGACGCTGCACTCGGTCTCGCCCGCCCTGTCCCTGGACGGAGGGGGCACGCGCATCGAAGCGGACAAGCTCACCGTCGGACGTGCCACCGCCGTCGATCCGGCGGTCGGGGCGGGGCTCACCTTCGTGCCGTCGCACTTCGGCTGGCCGCATCTGATGGTCCTGCACCGGCCGCGCTGGCGTCCCGTGATCCACTACCCGGTCGGCGCCCCCGATCTGCCGTCGCACGCGTCGGTGGAGCTGATGAAGCGGCGGCTGGACGCGCTGGCCCACCCGGTGCGGATGCAGTTGTGCCGCAACCTGGCCCGTGCCCCGTACACGACCGGGGAGCTCGCCGATTTCCACCGGATCACCGCGCCCGAGGTGTCCCGGCATCTCGCCGTGCTGAAGAAGGCGGGGCTCGTCACCACGACGCGCCGCGGCCGGTACGTCATGCACCAGCTGGACGTGACGGTGGTGGCCCGTCTGGGCAGCGACTTCCTGGAGGGAATCCTGCGCTGA
- a CDS encoding sensor histidine kinase: MSGGPIPVVGQDSQGVALAALALAMAAPLGWARRHPWPVLAVLLTETAAAVATRLGVAQICPLVPAADLLVGVVAAARSPRAGHAAAALTFAVQVTVVQVNLFRDGGWARVLAPGYLGLTACLAFAVLFAWQTGASVRERRAYDEALRMQAADRAVTADRLRIARELHDMVAHSIGVIAIQAGAGSRVIGSAPEQAQHSLEAIEVVSRETLGGLRHMLDLLRQPEPGREPAPEYAPFTSLDDLDRLVATAAEAGVRLEVRRRGEQRPLPTAVDRSAFRIIQESVTNVVRHAATGRCRATVEYRPHELWIEVADDGRCRTDTATDPSGYGICGMRERVALLDGSFTAGPRPEGGFRVAARLPLPRPCDSEMTAP, from the coding sequence ATGTCTGGTGGTCCCATCCCGGTCGTCGGGCAGGACAGCCAGGGCGTCGCACTTGCCGCACTCGCGCTCGCCATGGCGGCACCGCTGGGGTGGGCGCGGCGGCACCCGTGGCCGGTCCTCGCGGTACTCCTCACCGAGACTGCCGCCGCGGTGGCAACGAGGCTGGGGGTCGCGCAGATCTGCCCCCTCGTTCCGGCGGCGGATCTCCTGGTCGGTGTGGTCGCGGCCGCGCGCTCACCACGCGCCGGTCACGCCGCCGCGGCCCTCACATTCGCCGTTCAGGTGACGGTCGTGCAGGTGAACCTCTTCAGGGACGGCGGCTGGGCGCGCGTACTGGCTCCGGGGTATCTCGGCCTGACTGCCTGCCTGGCCTTCGCCGTACTGTTCGCCTGGCAGACCGGTGCCTCTGTCCGCGAACGGCGTGCGTACGACGAGGCGCTGCGCATGCAGGCCGCCGACCGGGCCGTCACCGCCGACCGGCTGCGCATCGCGCGCGAACTCCACGACATGGTCGCCCACAGCATCGGCGTCATCGCGATCCAGGCAGGCGCAGGCAGTCGAGTCATCGGCAGCGCACCCGAGCAGGCACAGCACTCGCTGGAGGCCATCGAGGTCGTCAGCAGGGAGACCCTGGGCGGCCTGCGGCATATGCTCGATCTGCTGCGGCAGCCGGAGCCGGGGCGGGAACCCGCCCCGGAATACGCCCCGTTCACAAGTCTCGACGATCTCGACCGGCTGGTCGCGACGGCGGCGGAAGCGGGAGTCCGGCTAGAGGTGCGGCGCCGAGGTGAGCAGCGCCCGCTGCCCACTGCCGTCGACCGGTCAGCCTTCCGCATCATCCAGGAGTCGGTGACCAATGTGGTCCGGCACGCGGCAACCGGGCGCTGCCGGGCGACGGTCGAGTACCGGCCCCACGAACTGTGGATCGAGGTGGCCGACGACGGGCGCTGCCGCACGGACACTGCAACTGATCCCTCCGGCTACGGCATCTGCGGCATGCGCGAGCGGGTCGCGCTCCTCGACGGCAGCTTCACCGCGGGCCCACGCCCCGAAGGTGGCTTCCGGGTCGCCGCACGTCTGCCCCTGCCCCGGCCCTGCGACTCGGAGATGACGGCCCCATGA
- a CDS encoding APC family permease — protein sequence MTTQAVAPDAVPSLAPVPDRPPGDRHRLTATQGLAALSLDAMASVAYGPEAIVLVLAAAGAHGLGFTLPVTLAIAGLLAVLVASYRQVIAAFPNGGGSYAVARKHLGPRTALVAAASLVLDYVLNVAVSVTAGVAALTSAFPSLYGDRLPLCLGVLVLVTAINLRGIVDSAKAFIVPTAVFVGSIMAIIVVGLFRDAPASTYTAEGHASVLTVNALQHQSGAVGTLLLLKAFASGCSALTGVEAVANAVPSFRAPAAKRAQRTEVALGALLGVMLIGLSVLIGRFHLQPVEGVTVLAQLADAALGHNWAFYVVQFATVVLLALAANTSFGGLPVLMSLLSRDDYLPHVFALRADRQVLRHGVLALAVVAAALLVFSGGDTNTLVPLFAIGVFVGFTICQTGMVIHWRLERSPGWRGKAALNGFGALLTGVAAIVVTATKFTEGAWMIVIALPLLVLGFEAIKRAYGRIGDRTDLNGAVPAAPHRDRSLVLVPVSHLSKPTCEAVNAAMSMGDEVRAVTVTDPTDPEDQEAAESLRRAWRAWNPGVDLVELTSVHRTVGRPVAEYVRKIYAYHPDTRVTVLIPEVEPAHLWQRLLQNQRGAVLAHAVRRDTDAAICRLRFRLAKAKVNNP from the coding sequence ATGACCACCCAGGCCGTCGCCCCCGACGCCGTCCCGTCCCTCGCTCCGGTGCCCGACCGGCCGCCCGGCGACCGTCACCGGCTCACCGCGACCCAGGGGCTTGCCGCGCTCTCGCTCGACGCCATGGCCTCCGTCGCGTACGGGCCCGAGGCGATCGTCCTCGTGCTGGCTGCCGCAGGCGCCCACGGACTGGGCTTCACCCTCCCCGTGACCCTGGCGATCGCCGGTCTCCTGGCCGTCCTCGTCGCCTCGTACCGCCAGGTCATAGCGGCTTTCCCGAACGGTGGCGGCAGCTACGCCGTCGCCCGCAAGCACCTGGGCCCGCGCACCGCGCTCGTCGCGGCCGCCTCCCTGGTCCTCGACTACGTACTGAATGTCGCGGTCTCCGTCACCGCCGGCGTCGCCGCCCTGACCTCCGCCTTCCCCTCCCTCTACGGCGACCGCCTGCCCCTCTGCCTCGGCGTCCTGGTCCTGGTCACGGCGATCAATCTGCGCGGCATCGTCGACTCGGCGAAGGCGTTCATCGTGCCGACCGCCGTCTTCGTCGGCTCGATCATGGCGATCATCGTGGTCGGCCTCTTCCGGGACGCCCCCGCGTCCACGTACACGGCGGAGGGCCACGCCTCGGTCCTCACGGTCAATGCGCTGCAACATCAGTCGGGAGCCGTCGGCACCCTGCTCCTCCTCAAGGCGTTCGCCTCCGGCTGCTCCGCCCTCACCGGCGTCGAGGCCGTCGCCAACGCCGTCCCCTCCTTCCGCGCCCCGGCCGCCAAGCGCGCCCAGCGCACCGAGGTGGCACTCGGCGCGCTCCTCGGTGTCATGCTGATCGGGCTGTCGGTCCTGATCGGCCGCTTCCACCTCCAGCCGGTCGAGGGCGTCACCGTCCTCGCCCAGCTCGCGGACGCCGCGCTCGGCCACAACTGGGCTTTCTACGTCGTCCAGTTCGCGACCGTCGTCCTCCTCGCGCTCGCCGCGAACACCTCCTTCGGCGGCCTCCCCGTCCTGATGTCCCTGCTCTCCCGCGACGACTACCTCCCGCACGTCTTCGCCCTCCGGGCCGACCGCCAGGTCCTGCGCCACGGAGTCCTCGCGCTCGCCGTCGTCGCGGCAGCCCTGCTGGTCTTCTCCGGCGGCGACACCAACACCCTCGTCCCACTCTTCGCGATCGGCGTCTTCGTCGGCTTCACGATCTGCCAGACGGGCATGGTCATCCACTGGCGTCTGGAGCGCTCCCCGGGCTGGCGCGGCAAGGCCGCGCTCAACGGCTTCGGTGCCCTGCTCACCGGGGTCGCGGCGATCGTCGTCACCGCGACCAAGTTCACGGAGGGCGCCTGGATGATCGTGATCGCGCTCCCCCTCCTCGTCCTCGGCTTCGAGGCGATCAAGCGGGCGTACGGAAGGATCGGCGACCGCACGGACCTGAACGGCGCCGTCCCCGCGGCCCCGCACCGTGACCGCTCGCTGGTCCTGGTCCCGGTCTCGCACCTGTCGAAGCCGACCTGTGAGGCGGTCAACGCCGCCATGTCGATGGGCGACGAGGTGCGCGCTGTGACGGTCACGGACCCCACCGACCCCGAGGACCAGGAGGCGGCCGAGAGTCTCCGCAGGGCGTGGAGGGCGTGGAACCCCGGTGTCGACCTGGTCGAGCTGACCTCGGTTCACCGTACGGTCGGCCGCCCCGTCGCCGAGTACGTCCGCAAGATCTACGCGTACCACCCGGACACCCGCGTCACCGTACTGATCCCCGAGGTCGAACCGGCCCACCTCTGGCAGCGCCTCCTGCAGAACCAGCGCGGCGCGGTCCTGGCCCACGCGGTGCGCCGGGACACGGACGCGGCGATCTGCCGGCTGCGCTTCCGCCTGGCGAAGGCGAAGGTCAACAACCCCTAA
- a CDS encoding RBBP9/YdeN family alpha/beta hydrolase, which translates to MTTSRSFLILHGWQNHRPEGHWQHWLADELTARGHRVAYPQLPDPDRPDLETWLGRLRTQLAEGPDTVVCHSLAVVLWLHAVARGDAAADRVLLVAPPSSEVLAGYEEVAGFGGPTATAAQVAAASGATRLVAGDDDPYCAGGAADHYGKLLGLETDVVAGGGHLSLDEGYGAWPSVLDWCLDPSVRLAARPAGAAGTMYV; encoded by the coding sequence ATGACGACCTCGCGCTCCTTCCTGATCCTGCACGGCTGGCAGAACCACCGCCCCGAGGGCCACTGGCAGCACTGGCTGGCGGACGAGCTGACCGCGCGCGGCCACCGCGTGGCCTATCCGCAGCTCCCGGACCCCGACCGCCCGGACCTGGAGACGTGGCTCGGCAGGCTCCGCACCCAGCTCGCCGAGGGGCCGGACACGGTGGTCTGCCACAGCCTGGCCGTCGTCCTGTGGCTGCACGCGGTGGCCCGCGGCGATGCGGCCGCCGACCGCGTGCTGCTTGTCGCGCCGCCGTCCTCCGAGGTGCTGGCGGGGTACGAGGAGGTCGCCGGTTTCGGCGGCCCCACGGCGACCGCCGCGCAGGTGGCCGCCGCCTCGGGCGCGACCCGCCTCGTCGCCGGGGACGACGACCCGTACTGCGCGGGCGGTGCGGCGGACCACTACGGGAAGCTGCTGGGCCTGGAGACCGACGTCGTGGCGGGCGGTGGCCATCTGTCGCTCGACGAGGGGTACGGTGCCTGGCCGTCGGTCCTGGACTGGTGCCTCGACCCTTCGGTACGCCTGGCCGCCAGGCCCGCCGGGGCGGCAGGCACCATGTACGTATGA
- a CDS encoding LysR family transcriptional regulator, with translation MEQVSGAFTIDLRRLGALRELDRRGSLARTAEALHLTPSAVSQQLAALSRELGVPLVERQGRGVRLTGQARVVLQHADLISAQLERARADLTAWGEGQRGALTVGAFSSAISGLLPAVLTDLAATRPDLSVAVVEAEPPDLFTRLDAGEIDLAVAVDFAAAPPFTDRRYARTDLLTDLLDIALPAGHRLASLDRIPLRELAADPWIVGDGRSCCGAVTRSVCAAGGFTPEIRHAVNDWQSLAALVAAGAGVALVPRLVQPLHRPGLVLRTPEGQAPTRHVFAAVRAGSEGDPVLGAVLERLVAAAQLAAG, from the coding sequence ATGGAACAGGTAAGCGGCGCCTTCACCATCGATCTGCGCCGTCTCGGCGCGCTGCGCGAGCTGGACCGCCGGGGCAGTCTGGCCCGGACCGCCGAGGCCCTGCACCTGACCCCCTCTGCCGTCTCGCAGCAACTCGCCGCGCTCTCCCGCGAGTTGGGCGTCCCACTCGTGGAACGGCAGGGGCGCGGCGTACGGCTCACGGGGCAGGCGCGCGTGGTCCTCCAGCACGCGGACCTCATCTCCGCCCAGCTGGAGCGGGCCCGCGCCGACCTCACCGCCTGGGGCGAGGGACAGCGCGGCGCCCTGACCGTCGGGGCCTTCTCCAGCGCCATCTCCGGGCTCCTGCCCGCAGTCCTCACCGACCTCGCCGCCACCCGTCCCGACCTCTCCGTCGCCGTCGTGGAGGCCGAGCCGCCGGACCTCTTCACCCGCCTCGACGCGGGCGAGATCGACCTCGCGGTGGCCGTCGACTTCGCCGCCGCGCCCCCGTTCACCGACCGCCGGTACGCGCGCACCGACCTGCTCACCGACCTCCTCGACATCGCTCTCCCCGCCGGTCACCGCCTCGCCTCCCTGGACCGCATCCCCCTGCGGGAGCTCGCCGCCGACCCCTGGATCGTCGGCGACGGGCGCAGCTGCTGCGGGGCCGTGACCCGGTCGGTCTGCGCCGCGGGCGGCTTCACGCCGGAGATCCGGCACGCCGTGAACGACTGGCAGTCCCTCGCCGCCCTCGTCGCCGCCGGTGCGGGCGTCGCGCTCGTCCCGCGCCTGGTCCAGCCGCTGCACCGCCCCGGCCTCGTCCTGCGTACGCCCGAGGGGCAGGCGCCCACCCGCCATGTCTTCGCCGCCGTACGGGCCGGGTCCGAGGGGGATCCGGTGCTGGGCGCCGTGCTGGAGCGGCTGGTCGCGGCCGCCCAACTGGCGGCCGGTTAG
- a CDS encoding ABC transporter ATP-binding protein — protein sequence MIEVSGLSKRYGDVLAVNDLSFTVRPGSVTGFLGPNGAGKSTTLRMILGLNRPTAGTATVDGRPFADRQAGLHHVGALLDAGDVHPGRSAEAHLSALARTNGLSRRRVQEVLDEVGLAGAARRRVGGFSLGMRQRLGIATALLGDPPVLLFDEPVNGLDPEGVRWVRELFKGLAAEGRTVLVSSHLMSEMEHTADRLVVIGRGELIAEESVTDFAARGTRTRVTVSTPDPVRLATALALEGAAVRTESTGALTVTGLPAARIGEIAFEHRILLRELASRSASLEEAFMELTADSAEYLAGDSR from the coding sequence ATGATCGAAGTCAGTGGACTAAGCAAACGCTACGGCGACGTCCTCGCCGTCAACGACCTGAGCTTCACGGTGCGGCCCGGGAGCGTCACCGGGTTCCTCGGGCCCAACGGCGCGGGCAAGAGCACCACCCTGCGCATGATCCTCGGGCTGAACCGGCCCACAGCCGGAACCGCCACCGTCGACGGGCGGCCGTTCGCCGACCGGCAGGCCGGACTCCACCACGTCGGTGCGCTTCTCGACGCCGGGGACGTCCACCCCGGGCGGAGTGCCGAGGCCCACCTGTCGGCACTGGCCCGCACCAATGGGCTGTCCCGCCGCCGAGTGCAGGAGGTTCTCGACGAGGTGGGGCTGGCCGGTGCGGCACGCCGCCGCGTCGGAGGGTTCTCCCTGGGGATGCGGCAGCGGCTCGGGATCGCGACCGCCCTGCTCGGCGATCCGCCCGTGCTGTTGTTCGACGAGCCGGTCAACGGACTCGACCCGGAAGGCGTGCGGTGGGTGCGTGAACTCTTCAAGGGGCTGGCCGCCGAGGGGCGCACCGTACTCGTCTCCAGCCACCTGATGAGCGAGATGGAGCACACCGCCGACCGTCTCGTCGTCATCGGCCGCGGCGAACTGATCGCCGAGGAGAGCGTCACAGACTTCGCGGCACGTGGCACCCGGACCCGCGTCACCGTCTCCACGCCCGACCCCGTCCGGCTCGCAACCGCCCTCGCCCTCGAAGGGGCCGCCGTACGAACGGAATCCACCGGGGCACTCACCGTGACGGGGCTCCCCGCGGCCCGCATCGGTGAGATCGCCTTCGAGCACCGGATCCTGTTGCGTGAACTCGCCTCGCGCAGCGCCTCGTTGGAGGAGGCATTCATGGAACTGACCGCCGACAGCGCCGAGTACCTCGCGGGTGACAGCCGATGA